A region from the Aphis gossypii isolate Hap1 chromosome 1, ASM2018417v2, whole genome shotgun sequence genome encodes:
- the LOC114123850 gene encoding putative mediator of RNA polymerase II transcription subunit 26 isoform X2 — protein sequence MEERHPNGSVVGSYGQVQPDGKIRVVSYVADKDGVKTYVKDNGGGDKYVAEGSSLDPVQRVTSQIIQTAVKSQQHKSPLHDKYHRPTPSTAAAAGQRVDTAHAYHQQRTNLDPAAFRPEDSPGFQETNQPFVGDQLKDKLQSSYAEYRVGPPSQQQPAPHQLVQNSAPLPPVVPYNLQQGAVPAQQPSHYVLNVPPLPALADNSPLPLLPGQQPLPITPDRGPIMIQLQQPQQQQQQQQPPPPQHYLQYQPTQVHQQQLRLPQGQQLHPSQVQQYQQQPVRVQPPVHLQQQVHQLAPNQQQTVQYQPQQARVVSQQTLPPQYLQQQLQQQQQQQQQQQQQKVPYQQSVMQQQYPQQVNIPAHPSQLQIRGNVQQHHATVPMQFFHQPNPATTVEQYRQQLQLQAAESQIFPVFVLPPTDTILDFQRKRLRF from the coding sequence GACTTACGTCAAGGACAACGGCGGTGGCGATAAGTATGTGGCCGAAGGATCTAGTCTGGACCCCGTGCAGCGGGTCACGTCGCAGATAATACAGACGGCCGTAAAGTCGCAACAACACAAGTCGCCGTTGCACGACAAGTATCACCGGCCAACGCCCAGCACCGCGGCCGCAGCCGGCCAACGGGTGGACACGGCGCACGCGTATCACCAGCAGAGGACCAACTTAGATCCGGCCGCGTTCCGGCCGGAAGACTCGCCGGGCTTCCAGGAAACCAATCAGCCGTTTGTCGGCGACCAGCTCAAGGACAAGCTGCAATCGTCTTACGCCGAGTACCGGGTCGGTCCTCCTTCTCAGCAGCAACCAGCGCCACACCAACTGGTCCAGAACTCCGCTCCCCTGCCGCCCGTGGTCCCATATAACTTGCAGCAGGGCGCCGTGCCGGCCCAGCAGCCGTCGCACTACGTGCTAAACGTACCACCATTGCCCGCTCTGGCCGATAACTCACCGCTGCCGTTGCTGCCCGGCCAACAGCCTCTGCCCATCACGCCTGACAGAGGGCCCATCATGATACAACTCCAACAaccgcagcagcagcagcagcagcagcagcctCCGCCGCCACAGCACTACTTGCAGTATCAACCCACGCAAGTGCACCAACAGCAGTTGAGATTGCCACAGGGCCAACAGCTCCACCCCAGTCAAGTGCAACAATACCAACAGCAGCCGGTGAGGGTACAGCCTCCGGTGCACTTACAGCAACAGGTCCACCAGTTGGCGCCGAATCAACAGCAGACCGTCCAATATCAGCCGCAACAGGCCAGAGTGGTGTCGCAGCAGACTCTACCGCCTCAATACCTTCAGCAGCAattgcagcagcagcagcagcaacaacagcaacagcaacagcaaaaAGTCCCGTACCAGCAATCCGTCATGCAACAGCAGTACCCGCAGCAGGTCAACATACCGGCACATCCGTCGCAGCTGCAGATCAGAGGCAACGTACAGCAACACCACGCGACGGTGCCGATGCAATTCTTTCACCAGCCAAATCCGGCCACCACGGTGGAACAGTACCGACAACAGTTGCAATTGCAGGCGGCCGAATCGCAGATATTCCCGGTCTTCGTGTTGCCGCCGACCGACACCATTTTAGATTTCCAAAGAAAGCGTCTAcgattttaa